Part of the Paenibacillus guangzhouensis genome is shown below.
TCCGTGAACCCGGAATTCATTCTATGTGATGAGCCGATCTCGGCACTCGACGTATCCGTGCAGGCGCAGGTCGTGAATATGCTGGAAGATTTACAGGGCGAATTCGGCTTAACGTATCTGTTCATCGCCCATGATTTGTCGATGGTCCGCCATATTTCGAACCGGATCGGGGTTATGTATCTGGGCAAGCTGGTTGAACTCGCGCCGAGCGATGAGTTGTACACCCATCCGGCACACCCGTATACGCAAGCGTTGCTATCCGCAATTCCTGTACCGGATCCGAAAGCAGCTGCGGCGCCGTCGGAGTTATTGAAGGGGGATTTACCGAGCCCGCTGAACGATATGCAAGGTTGTAAGTTCGCCTCCCGGTGTCCCTTTGCGACAGATCATTGCCGTGCCGTGGAACCGGAATGGAAAGAAATATCGCCAGGCCATTATACCGCCTGTCATTTATATTAAGTGAAACTTGAATTATGGTGAAGGGATGTGCAAGGTATGAGTGCTATCGTAAAAATCTCGCAGAATACGGCGATTATGATGGAGCGGGCTCGCCGCTTCGGGATTACCGATGACGTGCTGCTTAACGTCGTTCTTACAGGCGATTTGTCGCCGCTCAAAGTCGCTGAAGAAGAGTATTATAGCTACGATGATTTCCTCTCTTATGCGGAGGAGAACGGCGAGCCGCTGGAACAAGCGATTCGTGACGGCTATAAGATTACCTTCAATACGAACAATGGGCTGAAAATCTGGCTCCGTGAGCGATTTGGCGTTGAAGCAGATCGTGACTTCAAGGCCAGCGAAGGACGAGTGGATGCGCTTCGTCTCTCCGTGGCGGATGTGGAAGCTTTAAAATCGGCACTTGCTGCGAACTGGGTCGTCATTGAACATGAACATCAAGGTGAAGATCAAGTCATTTCAGTTGTCATTCGTGCATTAGCAGCGCAATAAGGGATTCATAGAGACGCTTTCCTGCCAGCAAGGCAGACGAAGGCGTCTTTCTTTATGAAATGGGTGCGATCGCTTCCAATTCGAATACATTTTCACGCTTCAATATGTTACAATATAAGTTATGATTTTGTAGATGAAGGGACATGGGGCATGAGCAAAACATTAGCCGAAGAATTACAGATTGAAGTCAATAAACGACGCACGTTCGCGATCATTTCTCACCCGGATGCTGGTAAAACAACATTGACGGAGAAATTGCTCTTATTCGGGGGCGCGATTCGTGAAGCGGGATCGGTCAAAGCACGTAAGGCAAGCAAGCATGCAACATCAGACTGGATGGAGATCGAGAAGCAGCGCGGGATCTCGGTTACGTCATCTGTGATGCAATTTGATTATAAAGGTCATCGGATTAACATTCTGGATACACCGGGTCACCAAGACTTCAGTGAAGATACGTACCGTACGCTCACTGCTGCGGATAGCGCCGTCATGTTGATCGACGTTGCCAAAGGGGTCGAGGCGCAGACGGTGAAGCTATTCCAAGTCTGTGCGAAGCGCGGGATTCCGATCTTCACGTTCATTAACAAATTGGACCGTGAGGGCCGCAGCCCGTTCGAATTGATGGAAGAGTTGGAAGAAGTACTTGGCATCCGCTCGGTGCCAATGAACTGGCCAATCGGCACAGGCCGTGATCTCTGCGGCGTCTATGACCGTGTCCATAACCAAGTGGAATTGTTCCAAGGGAATGATCATTCCGAGATTCAGGTTCGTAAGGTAGAGAACTATGAAGATCCCATTATTCGTGAGATGGCAGGCGAGTTCCTGCATGATCAATTATGCCAGGAGCTTGAGCTGTTAGATGTTGCAGGCGATCCATTTGATCTGGAGAAAGTTAAACGCGGCGAATTAACGCCTGTCTTCTTCGGCAGTGCGATCAATAACTTTGGGGTGCAGACCTTCTTGGAGAACTTCCTTGAACTTGCACCAAAACCGACACCGCGCAACAGTACGGCAGGTCCGATCGATCCGCTTGAGAACGAGAAGTTCACGGGATACATTTTCAAAATCCAGGCCAATATGAATCCGGCTCACCGTGACCGGATTGCTTTCCTCCGTATCTGCTCCGGTAAGTTCCAGCGTGGGATGAGCGTTAAGCACGTGCGTGCAGGAAAAGAAATTAAGCTATCGCAGCCGCAGCAGTTCCTCGCGCAAGATCGGGATATTGTTGAATATGCGTACCCCGGGGATATTATCGGATTGTTCGATCCAGGGAT
Proteins encoded:
- a CDS encoding peptide chain release factor 3, with product MSKTLAEELQIEVNKRRTFAIISHPDAGKTTLTEKLLLFGGAIREAGSVKARKASKHATSDWMEIEKQRGISVTSSVMQFDYKGHRINILDTPGHQDFSEDTYRTLTAADSAVMLIDVAKGVEAQTVKLFQVCAKRGIPIFTFINKLDREGRSPFELMEELEEVLGIRSVPMNWPIGTGRDLCGVYDRVHNQVELFQGNDHSEIQVRKVENYEDPIIREMAGEFLHDQLCQELELLDVAGDPFDLEKVKRGELTPVFFGSAINNFGVQTFLENFLELAPKPTPRNSTAGPIDPLENEKFTGYIFKIQANMNPAHRDRIAFLRICSGKFQRGMSVKHVRAGKEIKLSQPQQFLAQDRDIVEYAYPGDIIGLFDPGIFRIGDSLSQSSEVVFDELPTFSPEIFAKVTVKNALKHKQYQKGVDQLTEEGTIQVFQSASGFDETILGVVGQLQFEVFEYRMKGEYGVDVQLQRMSYQFARWIVDEENKIDPSKFRINSQLVTDKKGNYVVLFENEYAMRTAMDKNPTAKFLETAP